In one window of Arachis ipaensis cultivar K30076 chromosome B06, Araip1.1, whole genome shotgun sequence DNA:
- the LOC107645370 gene encoding probable indole-3-acetic acid-amido synthetase GH3.6 isoform X1 gives MAEEESIIEKVEEYTKNAGFHQLETLRSILQHNSKVQYLQPFISHLDVNTFRNMVPLSSYDDYVDYINQMAEHGKQHHDPPLLSVDPLLCFFYSSGTSSMKPKLIPYFDSTLSQAASFIAHRGSTAVLHRFFPPRPGINKILWFLYADNITTTKCGFKVMAASSYSLQSGKAKPQQLAVYSSPPQVFLGSFVEHQMYCHLLCGLRNLEAIDAIRTPYAVGLVKAFGLLESKWEQLCDDLECGFPSIENSDVAMREPVIKALGGPQPELSNRIRLICGGNNDNWGGIVYRLWPNIRYIRCVCTGSMMQYYPKLKYYAGEVPIVGGDYFASECCVGINLDIMQPPETTRFVILPTAAYFEFLPFNMNEESNDAADETVDLSRVEVGKMYEVVVTTYRGFYRYRLGDVVKVVGFYNKSPEVEFVMRAPKTHAEILTEKDLVSAIENFQLAVRGAMMKIEIVEFASFLDQESQPKQLKVFAEVQEESDFMEDKLEESTMILKRCISSLESGFGALYKVEKDKGQVGNLVVFILRPGAFDKLYEVAIRNGTPASQYKPPKIIRNHEIVTLLQKYSFVTLNDI, from the exons ATGGCAGAAGAGGAATCCATCATAGAGAAGGTGGAAGAGTACACCAAGAACGCAGGGTTTCACCAGTTGGAAACTCTACGCTCAATCCTTCAACACAATTCAAAAGTGCAATATCTCCAACCATTTATCTCTCATCTTGATGTGAATACTTTCAGGAATATGGTGCCTCTGTCTTCCTATGATGACTATGTTGACTACATCAATCAAATGGCAGAACATGGAAAACAACATCATGATCCTCCTCTTCTCTCTGTTGATCCCCTCCTCTGCTTCTTCTACAG CTCAGGAACAAGCTCCATGAAGCCCAAATTGATCCCTTATTTTGATTCAACCCTTTCCCAAGCTGCATCCTTTATTGCTCACAGAGGCAGCACTGCAGTTCTTCACAG GTTCTTTCCTCCAAGGCCAGGGATAAACAAGATCCTTTGGTTTCTCTATGCTGACAATATCACAACTACTAAGTGCGGCTTCAAGGTTATGGCTGCATCTTCTTACTCTTTGCAGAGTGGTAAGGCCAAACCTCAACAACTTGCTGTCTATTCAAGCCCTCCACAAGTGTTTCTTGGATCTTTTGTTGAGCATCAAATGTATTGCCACCTTCTCTGCGGCCTAAGGAATCTCGAAGCAATCGATGCTATTCGAACCCCTTATGCTGTAGGATTGGTTAAGGCTTTTGGCCTTCTAGAGTCCAAATGGGAGCAGCTTTGTGATGACCTTGAATGTGGCTTTCCAAGTATTGAAAATTCAGATGTGGCAATGAGGGAACCTGTGATTAAAGCACTTGGAGGGCCTCAACCGGAATTGTCAAACAGAATAAGGTTGATCTGTGGAGGTAATAATGATAATTGGGGTGGTATTGTTTATAGATTGTGGCCAAATATTCGTTATATAAGGTGTGTTTGCACTGGAAGCATGATGCAGTATTATCCAAAGCTGAAGTATTATGCAGGAGAGGTACCTATTGTTGGAGGAGATTACTTTGCTTCTGAGTGCTGTGTTGGCATAAATTTAGACATAATGCAACCTCCTGAGACGACAAGATTCGTGATACTTCCAACGGCTGCATACTTTGAGTTTCTTCCATTTAACATGAATGAGGAGAGCAATGATGCTGCTGATGAAACAGTGGATCTTAGCAGGGTAGAGGTAGGGAAGATGTATGAAGTGGTTGTTACTACTTATAGAGGATTCTATCGCTATCGGTTAGGGGATGTAGTGAAAGTTGTTGGATTCTATAACAAATCTCCAGAAGTAGAATTTGTGATGAGAGCACCTAAAACTCATGCTGAGATTCTAACAGAGAAGGACTTGGTTTCAGCAATCGAAAACTTTCAACTTGCAGTAAGAGGTGCCATGATGAAAATAGAGATAGTTGAGTTTGCAAGTTTCTTGGACCAGGAATCACAGCCAAAGCAGTTGAAGGTGTTTGCAGAAGTTCAAGAGGaatctgatttcatggaggacaAACTAGAAGAGTCAACAATGATATTGAAAAGGTGTATTTCCTCACTTGAAAGTGGCTTTGGAGCTTTGTACAAGGTGGAGAAGGATAAGGGTCAAGTAGGGAACTTAGTGGTATTCATTCTAAGGCCTGGAGCATTTGATAAGTTATATGAAGTAGCCATTAGAAATGGAACACCAGCTAGTCAATATAAACCACCCAAGATTATAAGAAATCATGAAATTGTCACACTCTTGCAAAAATATAGTTTTGTGACATTGAATGATATTTAG
- the LOC107645370 gene encoding probable indole-3-acetic acid-amido synthetase GH3.6 isoform X2 encodes MMTMLTTSIKWQNMENNIMILLFSLLIPSSASSTGTSSMKPKLIPYFDSTLSQAASFIAHRGSTAVLHRFFPPRPGINKILWFLYADNITTTKCGFKVMAASSYSLQSGKAKPQQLAVYSSPPQVFLGSFVEHQMYCHLLCGLRNLEAIDAIRTPYAVGLVKAFGLLESKWEQLCDDLECGFPSIENSDVAMREPVIKALGGPQPELSNRIRLICGGNNDNWGGIVYRLWPNIRYIRCVCTGSMMQYYPKLKYYAGEVPIVGGDYFASECCVGINLDIMQPPETTRFVILPTAAYFEFLPFNMNEESNDAADETVDLSRVEVGKMYEVVVTTYRGFYRYRLGDVVKVVGFYNKSPEVEFVMRAPKTHAEILTEKDLVSAIENFQLAVRGAMMKIEIVEFASFLDQESQPKQLKVFAEVQEESDFMEDKLEESTMILKRCISSLESGFGALYKVEKDKGQVGNLVVFILRPGAFDKLYEVAIRNGTPASQYKPPKIIRNHEIVTLLQKYSFVTLNDI; translated from the exons ATGATGACTATGTTGACTACATCAATCAAATGGCAGAACATGGAAAACAACATCATGATCCTCCTCTTCTCTCTGTTGATCCCCTCCTCTGCTTCTTCTACAG GAACAAGCTCCATGAAGCCCAAATTGATCCCTTATTTTGATTCAACCCTTTCCCAAGCTGCATCCTTTATTGCTCACAGAGGCAGCACTGCAGTTCTTCACAG GTTCTTTCCTCCAAGGCCAGGGATAAACAAGATCCTTTGGTTTCTCTATGCTGACAATATCACAACTACTAAGTGCGGCTTCAAGGTTATGGCTGCATCTTCTTACTCTTTGCAGAGTGGTAAGGCCAAACCTCAACAACTTGCTGTCTATTCAAGCCCTCCACAAGTGTTTCTTGGATCTTTTGTTGAGCATCAAATGTATTGCCACCTTCTCTGCGGCCTAAGGAATCTCGAAGCAATCGATGCTATTCGAACCCCTTATGCTGTAGGATTGGTTAAGGCTTTTGGCCTTCTAGAGTCCAAATGGGAGCAGCTTTGTGATGACCTTGAATGTGGCTTTCCAAGTATTGAAAATTCAGATGTGGCAATGAGGGAACCTGTGATTAAAGCACTTGGAGGGCCTCAACCGGAATTGTCAAACAGAATAAGGTTGATCTGTGGAGGTAATAATGATAATTGGGGTGGTATTGTTTATAGATTGTGGCCAAATATTCGTTATATAAGGTGTGTTTGCACTGGAAGCATGATGCAGTATTATCCAAAGCTGAAGTATTATGCAGGAGAGGTACCTATTGTTGGAGGAGATTACTTTGCTTCTGAGTGCTGTGTTGGCATAAATTTAGACATAATGCAACCTCCTGAGACGACAAGATTCGTGATACTTCCAACGGCTGCATACTTTGAGTTTCTTCCATTTAACATGAATGAGGAGAGCAATGATGCTGCTGATGAAACAGTGGATCTTAGCAGGGTAGAGGTAGGGAAGATGTATGAAGTGGTTGTTACTACTTATAGAGGATTCTATCGCTATCGGTTAGGGGATGTAGTGAAAGTTGTTGGATTCTATAACAAATCTCCAGAAGTAGAATTTGTGATGAGAGCACCTAAAACTCATGCTGAGATTCTAACAGAGAAGGACTTGGTTTCAGCAATCGAAAACTTTCAACTTGCAGTAAGAGGTGCCATGATGAAAATAGAGATAGTTGAGTTTGCAAGTTTCTTGGACCAGGAATCACAGCCAAAGCAGTTGAAGGTGTTTGCAGAAGTTCAAGAGGaatctgatttcatggaggacaAACTAGAAGAGTCAACAATGATATTGAAAAGGTGTATTTCCTCACTTGAAAGTGGCTTTGGAGCTTTGTACAAGGTGGAGAAGGATAAGGGTCAAGTAGGGAACTTAGTGGTATTCATTCTAAGGCCTGGAGCATTTGATAAGTTATATGAAGTAGCCATTAGAAATGGAACACCAGCTAGTCAATATAAACCACCCAAGATTATAAGAAATCATGAAATTGTCACACTCTTGCAAAAATATAGTTTTGTGACATTGAATGATATTTAG
- the LOC110263531 gene encoding uncharacterized protein LOC110263531: MSNENWQLLNPETVLSIPLKKTDLVELYLPLRNLVASKYSESDAQKVESVLQTLNKCRMDMVERRGDLSLPMQRDCLIHYFKCLCMVESLFTSLSSDADPIIFVWYDAFNPEHEDGVSSQRNGIQLEKAAVVFNLGAICSQIGASCDRTTALGRHLAMEAFKVAANFFYKLWKAFAKHVVSATLDLTLFFAEFLHRLFSAQASELELQEQLNNNDAGYALQQHRCALAFASVYEHYHRAYELIPPDSAARKHVDSFDQTWVTHLYQKVTFFQEEARQRQSSILTESERPSVFSRVQSCALDHDAECVTEILVRGFCSISRHSIFKPRQIYVDLILSEYNPFKLMKDGKLVAYPWDMPPPYQTDSAILSSSMSSSPFSHMLAFLPLKKTEPLHLYESLRNYFVLKYSESVAKKVEGLLEMLHKLRNQMLRDDLSLPFRRDCLIGYFKCLCMIEPFFPMNASPNPPIFVWYNAINPQQDCSQHDIHLEKASVLFNLAALCTHIALSCDLTTIQGHCLAVDALNDALHWLKKLIFPSKKASGTIDLSELYTRAINNEIVSLKSKFPHPQCDVSSSPGYPAAASDPLASGPLAEILVQSSPPEFRGSKMKTCPSDSDVIGQFLLGYYKAHFLLQKVCEAPCLDLLSEVSPVKIKDGNLVANATLEAALENMSLQETQQ; this comes from the exons ATGAGCAACGAGAATTGGCAGTTGTTGAACCCGGAAACGGTGCTGTCAATCCCACTGAAGAAGACTGATCTGGTGGAGCTGTACTTGCCGTTACGTAACTTGGTAGCCTCAAAATACTCCGAGAGCGATGCACAAAAAGTTGAAAGCGTTCTGCAAACTCTGAACAAATGCCGCATGGACATGGTGGAGCGTAGAGGGGACCTCTCCCTTCCCATGCAACGTGACTGCCTCATCCATTACTTCAAATGTCTTTGCATGGTTGAGTCACTCTTCACCTCTCTCTCCTCCGACGCCGACCCCATCATCTTTGTCTGGTACGACGCCTTCAACCCTGAGCACGAGGATGGGGTCTCCTCACAGCGCAACGGCATCCAATTGGAGAAAGCCGCTGTTGTCTTCAACCTTGGAGCCATCTGCAGCCAGATTGGTGCCTCTTGCGACCGTACCACCGCCCTTGGCCGTCACCTTGCAATGGAAGCCTTCAAAGTTGCCGCCAATTTCTTCTACAAACTCTGGAAGGCTTTTGCCAAGCATGTGGTCTCCGCCACGCTCGATTTGACTCTATTCTTCGCGGAGTTTCTGCACCGTCTCTTCTCCGCTCAGGCTTCCGAGCTCGAATTACAGGAGCAACTCAACAACAACGACGCCGGTTACGCTCTCCAACAACACCGATGTGCCCTAGCGTTTGCATCG GTTTATGAGCATTATCATAGAGCATATGAACTGATACCTCCTGATTCGGCAGCACGGAAACATGTCGACTCTTTTGACCAAACCTGGGTAACTCATCTTTACCAGAAGGTGACATTCTTTCAGGAGGAGGCTCGTCAGAGGCAATCATCCATCCTAACCGAATCCGAGCGACCTTCTGTGTTCTCAAGGGTCCAATCTTGTGCTCTTGATCATGATGCAGAATGTGTCACTGAGATATTAGTTAGAGGGTTTTGCAGCATTTCCAGGCACTCGATATTCAAGCCACGACAAATATACGTTGACCTCATCCTCTCGGAGTACAATCCTTTTAAGCTTATGAAGGATGGAAAGCTGGTGGCTTACCCATGGGACATGCCTCCCCCTTATCAAACGGATTCGGCAATCCTCTCATCTTCGATGTCTTCTTCGCCGTTTTCACATATGCTTGCATTCCTTCCTTTGAAGAAGACTGAGCCCTTGCATCTCTATGAATCCCTGCGCAATTACTTTGTCCTCAAATACTCTGAGAGCGTGGCAAAGAAAGTAGAAGGCCTTCTCGAAATGCTACACAAATTGCGCAATCAGATGCTGCGTGATGACCTTTCTCTACCCTTTCGCCGTGACTGCCTCATCGGTTATTTCAAATGCCTTTGCATGATTGAGCCTTTCTTCCCTATGAATGCCTCACCCAACCCACCTATCTTTGTTTGGTACAATGCCATCAACCCGCAACAAGACTGTTCTCAGCATGACATCCATTTGGAGAAGGCCTCTGTTCTCTTCAACCTGGCAGCCCTCTGCACCCACATTGCTCTCTCCTGCGATCTCACCACCATCCAAGGCCATTGCCTTGCCGTGGATGCCTTAAATGATGCTTTACATTGGCTCAAAAAACTGATTTTTCCGTCTAAGAAGGCATCTGGCACGATTGACTTGTCAGAACTATACACCCGTGCGATAAACAatgagattgtcagcttgaaatCCAAATTTCCTCATCCCCAATGTGATGTATCCTCATCACCTGGATATCCT GCTGCAGCTTCTGATCCGTTGGCATCTGGGCCTTTAGCTGAGATTCTTGTTCAATCCTCGCCACCTGAATTTCGTGGGTCGAAGATGAAAACCTGCCCGAGTGACAGTGACGTCATCGGACAATTTCTTTTAGGGTATTATAAGGCTCACTTCCTGCTTCAAAAGGTATGTGAAGCACCATGCTTGGACCTTCTCTCTGAGGTTAGCCCTGTCAAGATTAAGGATGGAAATCTTGTGGCCAATGCAACCTTAGAGGCGGCATTGGAGAACATGAGCTTGCAGGAGACACAACAGTAA
- the LOC110263097 gene encoding probable indole-3-acetic acid-amido synthetase GH3.6 codes for MREAVTETLGGPQPELSNRISKFVEDNGNDWSGIAHRLWQNVRYIKCVSTGIMKQYYPKVKYYAGEVPVVGGDYFASECSVGLNLDIMQPPETTRYVLFPNTAYFEFLPFNMNDETNNNVADEMFDHSSVEVRKMYEIVVTTYGGFYRYRLGDVVRILGFYNSSPEVEFVMRAPKAASEILTERDLISAIDNFQLSLRGAMMRTQIVEFASFLDQESRPKQLKVFVEVQEESDFMEDKQEESIRTLRSCITSLEGSLGALYKVEKVKGQLGN; via the coding sequence ATGAGGGAAGCTGTAACAGAAACACTTGGAGGGCCTCAACCTGAATTGTCAAACAGAATAAGCAAATTTGTGGAAGATAATGGCAatgattggagtggaattgcacaTAGATTGTGGCAAAACGTTCGATATATAAAGTGTGTTAGCACTGgaatcatgaagcaatattatcCAAAGGTAAAGTATTATGCAGGAGAAGTACCTGTTGTAGGAGGGGATTACTTTGCTTCTGAGTGTAGTGTTGGTTTGAACTTAGACATAATGCAACCCCCTGAGACTACAAGATATGTGTTGTTTCCAAATACTGCTTACTTTGAGTTTCTTCCATTTAACATGAATGATGAAACCAATAACAATGTTGCTGACGAAATGTTTGATCATAGCAGTGTAGAGGTTAGGAAGATGTATGAAATAGTTGTTACTACTTATGGCGGATTCTATCGCTATCGTTTAGGTGATGTAGTGCGAATTCTTGGCTTCTATAATTCTTCTCCAGAAGTGGAGTTTGTGATGAGAGCACCTAAAGCTGCATCTGAGATTCTAACTGAGAGAGACTTGATTTCAGCAATTGATAACTTTCAACTTTCACTAAGAGGTGCCATGATGAGAACACAGATAGTTGAGTTTGCAAGTTTCTTAGACCAAGAATCAAGGCCGAAGCAGTTGAAGGTGTTCGTAGAAGTTCAAGAGGaatctgatttcatggaggataaacAAGAGGAATCAATTAGGACATTGAGAAGTTGTATTACCTCACTTGAAGGTAGCTTGGGAGCCTTGTACAAAGTGGAGAAGGTTAAAGGTCAACTTGGGAACTAA